One genomic segment of Garra rufa chromosome 13, GarRuf1.0, whole genome shotgun sequence includes these proteins:
- the efhc1 gene encoding EF-hand domain-containing protein 1 yields MSINTSHGLPFLPGNTFRDLTKSAFHRAQTLDFKNGYALPRRPAVGTGQDPLLSVNISHSERNQLIRDIPNLTYGTDTHRPPPLDFIPAHAAYDKKVLRFYGYFRQEVLHSPDEHFRIRPVVIYYHLEDDSMCVTEPPVENSGIPQGKLIKRQRLTKNQHGDLYHWKDLNVGMDMSQFGTVYRITDCDTFTQDFMESQGIVLNESESIPSDPYTIRRAQAQQTHIIPYDHNHQLERFLALDRQVLRFYALWDDTDSLYGEKRPVTLYYYLVDDSVEICEHHEANSGRDPFPVLFRRQKIPKNIKSSCEPFPKCVLEVSPQDVKEYFSPQDFKVGEEVTMMGRRFLLYDCDDFTRKYYEQNHPVVSLKPFTVDTGTQQDIKRVIPPYNGFGSLEDSLQNCLSLIPEPPKKDVIKLLENDNKVLRYVARLDSQNPLDEGRRFILSYYLSDDMISVFERSTRNSGIIGGKFLEKTRVPKPGSSVENPEYYGPADFSIGATVEVFGHRFVLTDADRYVLSYLESLSHHIPEQTLSSLRQKFGVSQSLD; encoded by the exons ATGTCTATAAATACAAGTCACGGGCTTCCTTTCCTGCCAGGAAACACATTTCGGGATTTAACG AAATCCGCTTTCCACAGAGCTCAGACTCTGGATTTTAAGAACGGTTACGCTCTGCCCCGGCGGCCCGCGGTCGGTACCGGACAAGATCCGCTGCTGTCGGTGAACATCAGTCACAGCGAGAGGAACCAGCTGATCAGAGACATCCCGAACCTCACCTACGGGACCGACACTCACCGACCCCCGCCGCTAGACTTTATACCGGCACACGCTGCTTATGACAAGAAG GTGCTGCGCTTCTATGGTTACTTTCGGCAAGAAGTGTTGCACTCCCCGGATGAGCACTTCCGCATTCGTCCGGTGGTGATCTATTATCACCTGGAGGATGACAGCATGTGTGTGACCGAGCCACCGGTGGAAAACTCAGGAATTCCACAGGGGAAACTGATCAAACGTCAGAGACTGACCAAAAACCAGCACGGAGATCTGTACCACTGGAAAGACCTCAACGTCGGGATGGACATGAGTCAGTTTGGAACGGTCTACAGGATAACAGACTGCGATACCTTCacacag GATTTCATGGAGAGTCAGGGAATAGTACTAAATGAGTCCGAGTCCATCCCCAGTGACCCGTACACCATCCGTCGAGCTCAAGCACAACAAACCCACATCATACCCTACGACCACAACCATCAGCTGGAACGCTTCCTCGCGCTGGATCGACAG GTGCTGCGTTTCTATGCGCTCTGGGATGACACAGACTCTCTCTACGGGGAGAAACGGCCCGTAACGCTGTATTACTATCTGGTGGATGATTCTGTTGAGATTTGTGAACATCACGAGGCCAACAGCGGCCGGGACCCGTTCCCAGTGCTGTTCCGCAGACAGAAGATTCCTAAAAACATCAAATCATCCTGCG AGCCGTTCCCCAAGTGTGTTCTAGAAGTTTCTCCACAAGACGTGAAGGAGTATTTCTCTCCTCAAGACTTCAAGGTTGGTGAGGAGGTCACGATGATGGGGAGGCGCTTCCTGCTGTATGACTGTGACGACTTCACCCGGAAATACTATGAACAGAATCACCCCGTCGTCTCGCTCAAACCGTTCACTGTAGACACTGGAACACAGCAAGACATCAAGAGG GTGATTCCTCCGTATAACGGCTTCGGTTCCCTGGAGGACTCGTTACAGAACTGTCTGTCCCTGATTCCTGAACCGCCCAAAAAGGACGTGATCAAACTGCTGGAGAACGACAACAAAGTCCTGCGTTACGTTGCACGGCTG GATTCCCAGAATCCCCTGGATGAGGGCAGACGCTTCATTCTGTCTTACTACCTGTCTGATGACATGATCAGCGTCTTTGAGAGATCGACACGTAATTCCGGCATCATCGGAGGAAAATTCCTTGAGAAGACTCGTGTGCCGAAACCAGGAAGCTCTGTGGAAAACCCAGAATACTACGGACCTGCAGACTTCTCCATTGGAGCAACTGTGGAAG TGTTTGGTCATCGCTTCGTCCTGACGGATGCCGATCGTTATGTGTTGAGTTATCTGGAGTCACTGTCCCATCACATCCCTGAACAGACGCTTTCTTCACTGAGgcagaagtttggggtcagtcaaagCTTAGATTGA
- the eva1aa gene encoding protein eva-1 homolog A isoform X2, with protein sequence MALITSMLAAYTYITEHPERCALYFMCGICAGLFLTLFALVVQISCRTDCKPRHTVAKKRPRATDSESDTSDSDSDWDTSSDLSARRHRRFERTLNTNVFTSAEELERAQRLEERERIIREIWMNGQPDVPGTRSLNRYY encoded by the exons ATGGCCCTCATCACCAGCATGCTGGCGGCCTACACCTACATCACAG AGCACCCAGAACGCTGTGCGCTGTATTTCATGTGCGGCATCTGCGCCGGTCTGTTCCTCACACTCTTCGCTCTAGTGGTTCAGATTTCCTGTCGTACGGACTGTAAACCTCGCCACACCGTGGCTAAAAAGCGTCCAAGAGCCACGGACTCCGAGAGTGACACCAGTGACTCTGATTCAGACTGGGACACAAGCTCAGACCTCTCGGCCCGACGGCACCGGCGCTTCGAACGGACGCTCAACACAAATGTCTTCACGTCAGCGGAGGAGCTGGAGCGAGCGCAGCGACTAGAGGAACGAGAGCGGATCATACGGGAAATCTGGATGAACGGACAGCCGGACGTCCCAGGAACGCGTAGCCTGAATCGCTACTACTAG